In the genome of Cellvibrio sp. KY-YJ-3, one region contains:
- a CDS encoding sigma-54-dependent Fis family transcriptional regulator codes for MSNLPCPVHHSVAQHQSTTAMSAITQVFQQFEQQNQLILNAAGEGIYGVDAEGRATFVNPAAERILGWKAEELIGNNIHLAIHHSHNDGSDYCVQDCPIFAAFHDGTVRRVDDEVFWCRDGHPVPVEYTSTPIFDQGKRVGAVVIFRDVSERKSAQEKLHSTMEELRLALEQVEQLKHKLELENAYLQQEISESFSSHHIVGKSHAVQQINHQIQLVAPTVATVLITGESGTGKELIARAIHRASERNQRPLIRVNCAAIPPELFESEFFGHVRGAFSGAVSARMGRFEVADGGTLFLDEVGELPLALQGKLLRVLQDGEFERVGESITRKVDVRVITATNRDLKQRVEQGLFREDLYFRLNVFPIRSAPLRERLEDIPLLVAHFLQATCQRFHKTALKISLAQIQRLQAYHWPGNIRELENRIERQVILSQGDKLVLDDLPQYQQASQLPLQLASETLTEQDCRQMQYQATLDALVRTGGKIYGVDGAAQLLGIKPTTLASRLKKLGINRQQLLAAYPQ; via the coding sequence GTGAGCAACCTGCCCTGCCCAGTCCATCACTCCGTCGCGCAGCATCAATCCACTACTGCTATGTCGGCAATTACCCAGGTATTCCAACAATTTGAACAGCAGAACCAACTGATCCTGAATGCGGCGGGTGAAGGTATTTATGGTGTGGACGCTGAAGGGCGCGCCACCTTCGTCAACCCGGCGGCGGAGCGGATTCTAGGCTGGAAGGCGGAGGAACTGATTGGTAACAATATTCATTTGGCGATTCATCACAGCCATAACGACGGCTCGGATTATTGCGTTCAGGACTGCCCGATTTTTGCGGCGTTTCACGATGGTACGGTGCGCCGTGTGGATGATGAAGTGTTTTGGTGTCGCGATGGCCACCCGGTGCCGGTGGAGTACACCAGTACCCCGATTTTTGATCAGGGTAAACGGGTGGGAGCGGTGGTTATTTTTCGTGACGTATCGGAGCGTAAAAGCGCGCAGGAAAAATTGCACTCCACCATGGAAGAATTACGTCTGGCACTGGAACAGGTTGAACAGCTCAAACACAAACTGGAACTTGAAAATGCCTATCTGCAACAGGAAATCAGTGAGAGTTTCAGCTCCCATCATATTGTGGGTAAAAGCCATGCTGTGCAGCAGATTAATCACCAAATTCAATTGGTCGCGCCCACGGTAGCCACGGTATTGATTACCGGTGAGTCAGGCACGGGCAAGGAATTGATCGCACGCGCTATTCACCGCGCCAGTGAACGCAACCAGCGCCCGTTGATTCGCGTGAATTGTGCGGCTATTCCTCCGGAACTGTTTGAGAGCGAATTTTTTGGCCATGTGCGCGGTGCATTTTCCGGCGCCGTGAGCGCACGCATGGGCCGCTTTGAAGTTGCCGATGGCGGCACCCTCTTTCTCGATGAAGTCGGCGAATTACCACTGGCGTTACAGGGAAAATTATTGCGCGTATTGCAGGATGGAGAATTTGAACGGGTGGGCGAATCTATCACCCGCAAGGTGGATGTGCGGGTAATAACGGCCACCAATCGTGATTTAAAACAGCGTGTTGAACAGGGTTTATTCCGCGAGGATTTGTATTTTCGCCTGAATGTTTTTCCCATCCGCTCGGCACCGCTGCGCGAGCGGCTGGAAGATATACCACTGCTGGTTGCGCATTTTTTACAGGCCACCTGCCAGCGGTTTCACAAAACAGCGCTTAAAATTTCCCTCGCCCAAATCCAACGCCTGCAGGCCTACCACTGGCCAGGTAATATCCGCGAGTTGGAAAACCGCATCGAACGGCAGGTAATTCTCAGCCAGGGCGATAAATTAGTACTGGATGACCTCCCGCAATACCAACAAGCCAGCCAACTGCCACTTCAATTAGCGAGCGAGACACTGACCGAACAGGATTGTCGCCAGATGCAATACCAGGCAACGCTGGATGCGTTAGTGCGCACAGGCGGGAAAATTTATGGCGTGGATGGTGCGGCGCAATTACTGGGTATCAAACCCACTACCCTTGCCTCGCGCTTGAAAAAATTAGGGATAAACCGGCAACAGCTATTGGCTGCGTACCCGCAATAA